From the Solanum pennellii chromosome 4, SPENNV200 genome, one window contains:
- the LOC107016259 gene encoding vacuolar iron transporter homolog 1-like has product MALNEESNNTQQESKFTLSMNHDMEQQQISLDHQQAEEKEFDYSKRSQWLRAAVLGANDGLVSTASLMMGIGAVKKDIKVMILTGFAGLVAGACSMAIGEFVSVYSQLDIEIAQMKRDNKRRNKIQGDHEDEEEQNDLPNPAQAAAASALAFSVGAIVPLLAASFIRDYKVRIGAVVAAVTIALMVFGWLGAVLGKAPAIKSSARVLFGGWLAMAITYGLTKLIGSSGL; this is encoded by the coding sequence aTGGCAttaaatgaagaaagtaataaCACTCAACAAGAATCAAAGTTCACTCTCTCTATGAATCATGATATGGAGCAACAACAAATAAGCCTAGATCATCAACAAGCTGAAGAAAAAGAGTTTGATTACTCGAAACGTTCTCAATGGCTCCGAGCAGCTGTGCTCGGAGCCAATGATGGGTTGGTTTCAACCGCATCATTAATGATGGGAATTGGTGCTGTCAAAAAGGACATCAAAGTCATGATCCTTACTGGATTCGCCGGCCTAGTGGCCGGCGCATGTTCTATGGCCATAGGAGAATTTGTCTCCGTTTATTCTCAGCTCGATATTGAAATTGCTCAAATGAAGAGAGATAATAAGAGAAGAAATAAAATCCAAGGAGATCACGAGGACGAGGAAGAACAAAATGACTTGCCTAATCCAGCACAAGCAGCAGCAGCATCAGCTCTAGCATTTTCAGTAGGTGCAATTGTGCCATTACTGGCTGCATCTTTTATAAGAGATTATAAAGTGAGAATTGgagctgttgttgctgctgtcACCATAGCTTTAATGGTGTTTGGATGGTTAGGTGCTGTGTTGGGAAAAGCACCAGCAATCAAGTCATCTGCTAGGGTTTTGTTTGGAGGTTGGTTGGCCATGGCTATAACTTATGGCTTGACTAAATTGATTGGTTCTAGTGGTCTTTAA